The following proteins are encoded in a genomic region of Liolophura sinensis isolate JHLJ2023 chromosome 7, CUHK_Ljap_v2, whole genome shotgun sequence:
- the LOC135471813 gene encoding U6 snRNA-associated Sm-like protein LSm8: MASALESYVNRMVSIVTADGRIIVGTLKGFDQTINLILDESHERVYSSSQGVEQVVLGLYIIRGDNVAVIGELDDDTDNGLDFNNIHAEPLNAVTH; encoded by the exons ATGGCTTCAGCGCTTGAAAGCTACGTAAACC GTATGGTGTCAATTGTAACTGCTGATGGGCGAATTATTGTG GGTACACTGAAAGGATTTGACCAGACAATTAACTTGATTCTTGATGAGAGCCATGAACGAGTGTACAGCTCATCACAAGGGGTAGAACAGGTTGTGCTAGGACTCTACATTATAAGGGGAGATAATGT AGCAGTGATAGGAGAGCTAGATGATGACACAGACAATGGCTtagattttaataatattcatgCAGAACCTCTGAATGCCGTGACCCACTAA
- the LOC135471469 gene encoding LOW QUALITY PROTEIN: large ribosomal subunit protein uL2m-like (The sequence of the model RefSeq protein was modified relative to this genomic sequence to represent the inferred CDS: deleted 1 base in 1 codon) has product MSLKKLVSSMSRMSLQEAVLVSGISRLRCAKMLEFGFHSSGFTYGKQKFIKLGIDLSKYSLRPLPLPKTGGRGADGKVQTHGVGGGHKQRYRRVDFVRSGPADGEPFTERITEVRYDPCRSANIAVAASGDRKRYIIATENMKPGDLIETYGGIPRIAVRPKEGNAYPVGALPLGTIVHNVEKFVGQGASFARSAGSSAVLLRKVGDRCIVKLPSKREINIAEQCMVTVGRVSNVNHNKEIIGSAGRARWFGIRPQSGWRHRKNGYNGRKIRPVPPMVNYNKPPSEKLTVYRFTV; this is encoded by the exons ATGAGTTTGAAGAAATTGGTGTCATCCATGAGCAGGATGTCATTGCAGGAAGCAGTCTTGGTCTCTGGGATTTCACGACTCAGATGTGCTAAAATGTTAGA GTTTGGTTTCCACAGCAGTGGATTTACATATGGAAAACAGAAGTTTATCAAGTTAGGAATAGACTTGAGTAAATACAGTTTAAGACCACTTCCTTTACCAAAAACAGGAGGGAGAGGGGCAGATG GCAAAGTTCAGACCCACGGGGTTGGTGGTGGTCATAAACAGAGGTATAGACGTGTGGACTTTGTGCGGTCTGGGCCAGCGGATGGGGAACCATTCACAGAGAGGATTACAGAGGTGAGGTACGATCCCTGCAGATCTGCCAACATAGCCGTGGCAGCATCTGGGGACAGGAAGCGGTACATCATAGCTACAGAAAACATGAAGCCTGGCGACCTGATAGAAACATACGGAGGCATTCCTCGTATTGCAG TGCGGCCTAAGGAAGGAAACGCATACCCAGTGGGAGCATTGCCTTTAGGGACTATAGTGCACAACGTGGAGAAGTTTGTGGGTCAAGGAGCCAGTTTTGCCAGATCGGCAGGCAGTTCCGCAGTACTTCTGCGCAAAGTTGGAGATAGATGTATAGTAAAGCTTCCGTCTAAGCgtgaaataaatatagctgAACAATGCATGGTGACAGTTGGACGAGTATCGAATGTCAACCACAATAAGGAAATAATTGGGTCAGCAGGACGTGCGCGTTGGTTCGGGATACGACCGCAAAGTGGTTGGCGACATCGTAAAAAC GGTTACAATGGACGAAAAATCAGACCTGTGCCTCCCATGGTGAATTATAATAAACCTCCATCTGAGAAACTAACTGTCTATAGATTCACTGTTTAA